From the genome of Bombyx mori chromosome 16, ASM3026992v2, one region includes:
- the LOC101737327 gene encoding alpha-tocopherol transfer protein-like, whose product MEKLPYHPLVIVTQEDLQKARELYGVQDVNSLRESLDILEKWLQKQPHLAEGSKYLSPANLERAFITAKGSVEETKRRLERMFTSRGMMPELCLNRTVEEFKDEWEVVNYVPLPKICPSDRSRVMVTQFLTEKLEKFSILAYFRLCFMVGEYRLNFDYTPAERFIIDFKNIHIGLLIKINPVVVKKAEVLCTEGIGTKIKGIHILNAPTFVDKIIHLLKQALREKLANRIHVHSTYEDLHKYIPKEILPKDYGGDEESCSKLSEKWKKLLRQEEARKIIQDTEKLVSDETKRHESKFNEEYMGMPGSFRRLAVD is encoded by the exons ATGGAGAAGTTACCTTACCACCCCCTGGTAATAGTGACGCAAGAGGACTTGCAGAAAGCACGAGAACTGTACGGGGTTCAAGATGTCAATTCACTGAGAGAAAGTTTAGACATTTTAGAAAAATGGCTTCAAAAACAACCACATCTCGCTGAAGGAAGCAAATATTTGA GTCCAGCAAACTTGGAACGTGCTTTTATAACAGCAAAAGGTTCAGTAGAAGAAACTAAAAGGAGACTCGAGAGGATGTTTACATCTCGCGGTATGATGCCCGAATTGTGTTTGAATAGAACCGTTGAAGAATTCAAAGACGAATGGGAGGTTGT AAACTACGTGCCCCTTCCAAAGATATGTCCAAGCGACCGTTCGAGAGTTATGGTAACGCAATTCCTAACAGAGAAACTAGAAAAGTTCAGCATATTAGCATACTTCAGACTTTGCTTCATG GTGGGCGAATACAGACTGAATTTTGATTACACTCCAGCGGAGAgatttataattgattttaaaaatatacacatcGGTCTATTGATTAAAATCAATCCTGTAGTAGTTAAGAAAGCTGAAGTACTGTGCACT GAAGGAATAGGCACAAAGATAAAGGGTATACACATTCTGAACGCACCAACGTTCGTGGACAAAATCATACATTTACTAAAGCAGGCGCTCAGAGAAAAACTCGCAAATAGGATCCATGTTCATAGCACCTATGAAGATCTCCACAAATATATACCAAAGGAAATATTGCCTAAAGACTATGGCGGTGATGAAGAATCATGCTCTAAATTGAGTg aaAAATGGAAAAAGCTTCTCAGGCAAGAGGAAGCACGAAAAATTATACAGGACACCGAAAAACTAGTCAGCGATGAAACAAAGAGGCATGAATCTAAATTTAATGAAGAATATATGGGGATGCCTGGGTCTTTCAGACGTTTAGCTGTCGATTGA
- the LOC105842706 gene encoding alpha-tocopherol transfer protein, whose translation MSEIISAIDLFEISEISPIITEGYSMRIKGIHLITTSKLVEIIIGIFRKALGTKVGNRIHVHADLESLHKHVSKDVLPVELGGSEGSLVKLHDQRIEVFTSKENLEYFERVSKFGTEEKYRPKGQFSELHMGMTGSFRNLRVD comes from the exons ATGTCAGAAATTATATCAGCTATCGATTTGTTCGAAATCAGTGAAATATCTCCAATTATTACC GAGGGCTATTCAATGAGAATTAAAGGTATTCATCTGATAACGACATCTAAATTGGTCGAAATCATAATTGGAATATTTAGAAAAGCATTGGGAACCAAAGTCGGAAATAGGATCCATGTGCACGCTGATTTGGAGTCTTTGCACAAACATGTATCAAAGGACGTTCTGCCTGTCGAATTAGGTGGCTCGGAAGGATCTTTGGTTAAATTGCATG atCAAAGGATTGAAGTATTCACATCCAAAGAAAACTTGGAATATTTCGAAAGAGTTTCTAAATTTGGCACAGAGGAGAAGTACCGACCGAAGGGACAGTTTAGCGAGCTGCACATGGGAATGACAGGGTCATTCAGAAATTTACGCGTCGACTGa